Genomic DNA from Spirochaetota bacterium:
TTATTTTTATAGGGGATTTAGTTACCGGTTTGTAATCAGCAGGTGCTGCAGCCATTATCAATACCATATTGGGCGATAGTTCCTGTTTAATTGCTTCAAGCATATCAACAGTACTTTCAACACCTTTACACCGATATGGCTTTCCGCTAATAAGTGATTCATCAATGGGTCCATGAATAAAAACTAATTCTTTGCTCTGTTTATATGCTGCATCAGCTATGGCAATTCCCATTTTACCACTGGAAGCATTGGATATATACCGTACCGGGTCAATCCATTCACGTGTAGGGCCGCCGGTAACTATCACCTTTTTGTCATTTAACTGCATTAATTGCTACCCTATAAATTTCTTCTATTGAAGCTAATCTCCCCTGCCCTTCATCACCGCAAGCAACAAGACCTGTTTCTGGTTCAACAAATATACAGCCCCACTCCTTTAATTTGCGGATATTTTCCTGTACTGCCCTGTGTTTCCACATATTGGGATTCATGGCAGGTGCTATCACCACAGGACAATCAACAGCTAAAAATGTGGTGCTTAAAAGATCATCAGCAATACCATTGGCAAATTTTCCAATGATGTTTGCTGTAGCAGGAGCAACCAGTAGTAAAGCAGCATTTTCTTTTAATTCAATATGGCCCATTTCGCGCCATTGTATAGCAAAACTTGTGGTGTATACCGGGTTACCGGTGAGTGTTTGTAAGGTTAAAGGGGCAACCAGGTGTGTGGCATTCTCAGTAAGTACGCAGAATACATCATATCCATCTTTAGTAAGCATACGTGCCAGGTCAGATGCTTTATATGCAGCAATTGATGAAGAAATTCCTAAAATTATTTTTTGTTTCATGATCGCCGGAAAAACCTCTCTAATTCAGATTTTGATAACATATACACAAATGGTCTCCCGTGGGGACATCGGTAATCATTTGTTGAAAGTACATAATCAGCTATTGCAATAATATCATCCTGTGTTATTATATCATTGGCACGTTTTGCAGAATGGCAAGCAATTTTTTCAATTATTTTAATTTTAATATTGTTTAGGGAATTTTTGTTTTCATGCAAACTATCGACAATATCCCTCATTAATCCTTCTATATCATTGGTAGTGCAAAAATCAGGGATAGCATTGATTACAATTGAATGGTCATCAAATTGGTCTATAATAATTCCATAGTTGGTGAGAATATCTTTGTAGGCATGTATATGGATGAGTAAATCAGGTGACAGTTCCATAACAACTGGCATA
This window encodes:
- a CDS encoding flavoprotein, with protein sequence MKQKIILGISSSIAAYKASDLARMLTKDGYDVFCVLTENATHLVAPLTLQTLTGNPVYTTSFAIQWREMGHIELKENAALLLVAPATANIIGKFANGIADDLLSTTFLAVDCPVVIAPAMNPNMWKHRAVQENIRKLKEWGCIFVEPETGLVACGDEGQGRLASIEEIYRVAINAVK